One window of the Brevibacterium limosum genome contains the following:
- a CDS encoding glycosyltransferase family 4 protein: protein MDILMIAHFTGGGSHPNDRFDTLASILARRGAQVELVTSSFHHLSKSQRDLTLIRNPQYLTTYLAEPDYRGNVSIGRLRSHRVLAKRLSEYLQQRRVPDVVYCAVPSLEVAQVAADYAERHGVRFVIDVQDLWPEAFEMVLRPQWAGRPLFAPLRRTAERIYRAADAVITVSETYSSRVADARGDDSTVSTVYLGTDLSRFDRFTAERPSDDGYVELAYIGTLGHSYDLPTVFGAVRKLNHDGIRMRLHVMGTGPFESQWRRELADLPDEVIFYGRLEFPEMVARLRGCDIAMNPIVAGAAQSITNKIGDYAAAGLPVVNSQECEEYRDLLEDYGAGISCDPSIESMYQALVEMATGRQLAERGRGSRRMAEERFDRAVTYERLGEVVLDAS, encoded by the coding sequence ATGGACATCCTTATGATCGCTCATTTCACCGGTGGTGGAAGCCACCCCAATGACCGTTTCGACACCTTGGCGAGCATACTCGCTCGGCGTGGAGCGCAGGTGGAACTCGTCACCTCGTCATTCCATCACCTGTCGAAGTCGCAGCGGGATCTCACTCTCATCCGGAACCCGCAGTATCTGACGACGTATCTGGCTGAACCGGACTACCGAGGCAATGTCTCCATCGGACGTCTGCGCAGTCATCGTGTGCTGGCCAAGAGACTCAGCGAGTATCTGCAACAGCGCAGAGTCCCTGATGTCGTCTACTGTGCCGTCCCCTCTCTCGAGGTCGCGCAGGTCGCTGCCGACTATGCCGAACGGCACGGAGTGCGATTCGTCATCGATGTCCAGGACCTGTGGCCAGAGGCCTTCGAAATGGTGCTCAGACCGCAGTGGGCAGGTCGTCCTCTGTTCGCGCCGCTGCGCCGAACGGCCGAACGGATCTACCGGGCAGCCGACGCAGTGATCACTGTCTCCGAGACCTATTCGAGCCGAGTCGCCGATGCACGCGGTGACGATTCAACAGTGAGCACCGTCTACCTGGGAACGGATCTCAGCCGCTTCGACCGATTCACAGCAGAGCGACCGAGCGACGACGGATACGTCGAACTCGCCTATATCGGGACCCTGGGCCACAGCTATGATCTGCCCACCGTCTTCGGTGCTGTCCGCAAGCTGAACCACGATGGCATCCGCATGCGGCTGCACGTCATGGGCACCGGGCCGTTCGAAAGCCAATGGAGGCGTGAACTGGCCGATCTGCCGGACGAAGTCATCTTCTACGGACGACTCGAATTCCCGGAGATGGTTGCCCGCCTGCGCGGTTGCGATATTGCGATGAATCCCATCGTCGCCGGGGCCGCACAGTCCATTACCAACAAGATCGGTGACTACGCGGCGGCAGGCCTGCCCGTGGTCAACTCTCAGGAATGCGAAGAGTACCGCGACCTCCTCGAGGACTATGGTGCCGGCATCAGCTGTGATCCGAGCATCGAATCCATGTACCAGGCCCTGGTGGAGATGGCGACCGGCAGGCAGCTGGCCGAACGCGGACGCGGATCCCGCCGCATGGCCGAAGAACGGTTCGACCGTGCCGTGACCTATGAACGACTGGGTGAGGTGGTCCTCGATGCCAGCTGA
- a CDS encoding polysaccharide biosynthesis tyrosine autokinase: protein MSVQRYLTILRERWVAALSMVVLVLAAVGGVTALQPPTYEASANVFVRTDPGSSVADRSAAADYARQQISTYADLVTSPIVLDPAIDSLGLTTDAGELAKRVSATVPEDTLLISITAQAGDARSSAELANAVAASLRSQVAELETASGPATVQLTVVTPATAPSSPASPNLVQNFVLGLLAALLAGLLAAVLRDLLDNRVRKTSDVEALTDAAVIGTVARMTAGDDHTLVSQYGTEDDQSESYRELRSNLRFLELGETSRSLLVTSSVKGEGKSVTSINLAAALARAGCNVLLVDADLRDPSLHSYLGLEGGAGLSTVLIGDSDLDNVVQPVELPNLTVLASGRVPPNPAELLDSDQMTAFLDEAAARYDVVILDSAPLLAATDAAALARRVSGTIFVAGSGTVRRTQMSQALRKLQLVDRRLLGVVLNGMPKTDSTTYSQIYRDAYAAQAPQTEETAAPRRRLRRGARASEQRADVSAVEPDVRAAVDELTESLPGRSRSRRSASHGLWAAGDD, encoded by the coding sequence ATGAGCGTTCAGCGTTATCTCACAATTCTCCGCGAGCGGTGGGTTGCCGCATTGTCGATGGTTGTTCTTGTATTGGCCGCCGTCGGCGGGGTGACTGCACTTCAGCCGCCGACCTACGAGGCATCGGCGAACGTCTTCGTGCGCACGGACCCCGGAAGCTCTGTTGCGGACCGCTCCGCTGCCGCCGATTATGCGCGCCAGCAGATCTCCACCTACGCCGACCTGGTGACCAGCCCGATCGTCCTCGACCCGGCGATCGACTCGCTCGGACTGACCACCGATGCCGGAGAACTCGCGAAACGAGTCTCGGCCACGGTTCCAGAAGACACCCTTCTCATCTCGATCACGGCTCAGGCCGGCGATGCCCGATCCTCGGCAGAACTGGCGAACGCAGTGGCAGCGAGTCTCCGGTCGCAGGTGGCGGAGCTCGAAACGGCGAGTGGACCGGCAACCGTCCAACTCACGGTCGTCACCCCCGCCACCGCTCCGAGCAGTCCGGCGTCACCGAACCTGGTGCAGAACTTCGTCCTCGGTCTGCTTGCCGCGCTGCTGGCCGGGCTCCTCGCTGCTGTGCTGCGAGATCTCCTCGACAACAGGGTCCGCAAGACCAGCGATGTCGAGGCTCTGACCGATGCAGCGGTCATCGGCACCGTGGCCCGGATGACGGCAGGAGACGATCACACCCTCGTTTCGCAGTACGGAACTGAAGATGATCAGTCCGAGTCCTATCGGGAACTGCGATCCAATCTGCGGTTCCTCGAATTGGGCGAGACGAGTCGCTCACTGCTCGTGACCTCATCGGTGAAAGGAGAGGGGAAGTCGGTGACGTCCATCAACCTCGCTGCTGCGCTCGCCCGTGCCGGCTGCAATGTCCTTCTCGTCGACGCCGACCTGCGGGATCCCTCACTGCACAGCTATCTGGGGCTCGAAGGAGGAGCAGGGCTGTCGACGGTGCTCATCGGCGATTCCGATCTGGACAATGTGGTGCAGCCCGTGGAACTGCCGAACCTCACTGTCCTGGCCAGCGGTCGGGTTCCTCCCAACCCCGCTGAACTCCTCGACAGCGACCAGATGACGGCCTTCCTCGACGAAGCCGCAGCCCGGTATGACGTCGTCATTCTCGACTCAGCTCCGCTGCTGGCGGCCACAGACGCTGCCGCGCTCGCCCGGCGGGTATCCGGGACGATCTTCGTTGCCGGCAGCGGAACCGTCCGTCGGACTCAGATGTCGCAGGCACTGCGGAAGCTGCAGCTCGTCGATCGGCGCCTCCTCGGCGTGGTGCTCAACGGAATGCCGAAGACCGACAGCACGACCTATTCGCAGATCTACAGAGACGCCTATGCAGCACAGGCCCCGCAGACTGAGGAAACGGCAGCGCCGCGACGTCGTCTGCGCCGTGGAGCGCGCGCATCGGAACAGCGTGCAGACGTGTCAGCCGTCGAACCGGATGTTCGCGCAGCCGTGGACGAACTGACGGAGAGTCTGCCGGGGCGCAGCCGGAGTCGCCGTTCGGCATCGCACGGGCTGTGGGCTGCCGGCGATGACTGA
- a CDS encoding helix-turn-helix domain-containing protein: MSSNAEGGRQDPRRSLGDFIVELESAGTGPVDPELCRRLWVGSAGRARFAISVLRAAAAAGVSVDPESATFSEWVAEACPPLTLELGPGDATAAAVLAQLSTVSESTTLRVLTAVSDDLLGGTGFHDPEGVIDRLESNGVLVRVDDAARGTLLQIPTLIAAKLRHDLAAEAGAGPVVASLLDVLIDHMESAGTVDADLLGDVLLLARHGGHWALLQRVTEAVGIPMFLLAPRPACTAFRLLPPKVRAAWSGLEFFGTLAEDILADTAAGTPAEIRTATVRQTGPGMLRSRMPGTLEAPDPAAVEHGDVRRQEQPTIFVGTIRSMIGLADAGRHGEAAEMGMRVAATIRSARARSIVRLLTATALHHTGASRRALSLLNEIEGPARAGHIDGDFLLPAISAWTALISAISGDHERADAHLVAAVESSSAMRPGRGPGENSADPVPQPAVIIDELVTPASRIASALRALDRLDLARAKRELDALSTYPELRTLWVYLPYISRSLAVLSAEAESGLLFVNDDAERFRDSGVLSEAEKDLLALGRSMVFIALGQLRWAEIDRERLSPSCDARIVLDVRSKLVAGRSSEAISCADTWFYHRSLSPHSRAELAAIRAAAELRSGDEAAARSDFVMAVSLSAWVSSLLPLALLPLSDRKLLVELTADSPAWAEAAAEFSDTFATPEELTTRLRTIGPVSVDIASMPQLSAGEAQLIDFLARGLTVAEIAVELQQVTGTVKNRLSALYRKFGVSSRAEVLIRARSFGYLA, from the coding sequence ATGAGCTCGAACGCCGAGGGTGGGAGACAGGATCCTCGTCGCAGTCTGGGCGACTTCATCGTCGAGCTCGAGTCCGCAGGCACCGGCCCGGTCGATCCCGAGCTCTGTCGACGACTCTGGGTCGGGAGTGCCGGTCGTGCTCGATTCGCCATCTCGGTGCTCCGCGCTGCAGCAGCGGCCGGCGTCAGCGTGGATCCTGAATCTGCGACCTTCTCCGAGTGGGTGGCCGAGGCGTGCCCGCCGTTGACATTGGAGCTCGGTCCCGGCGACGCAACTGCGGCGGCAGTGCTGGCGCAACTCAGCACCGTATCCGAGTCGACCACTCTGCGAGTGCTGACGGCGGTGTCCGATGATCTTCTCGGCGGCACCGGATTCCATGATCCGGAAGGAGTCATCGACAGGCTCGAGTCCAACGGGGTCCTCGTCCGAGTCGACGACGCCGCGCGCGGAACGCTGCTGCAGATCCCGACTCTCATCGCGGCCAAGCTGCGTCACGATCTCGCCGCCGAGGCCGGGGCGGGACCGGTGGTCGCCTCGCTGCTCGACGTGCTCATCGACCACATGGAGTCGGCGGGAACCGTCGACGCGGACCTTCTCGGGGATGTGCTGCTCCTGGCTCGACACGGTGGGCACTGGGCCCTGTTGCAACGGGTGACCGAGGCGGTGGGCATACCGATGTTCCTGCTCGCACCCCGGCCCGCCTGCACCGCGTTTCGCCTCCTGCCGCCCAAGGTCCGTGCGGCCTGGTCGGGTCTCGAATTCTTCGGAACACTTGCTGAGGACATCCTTGCAGACACCGCTGCCGGAACGCCCGCTGAGATTCGGACGGCGACGGTGAGACAGACAGGACCGGGAATGCTGAGATCACGGATGCCCGGAACACTTGAGGCGCCGGATCCCGCGGCGGTCGAGCACGGAGACGTCAGACGACAGGAGCAGCCGACCATATTCGTCGGCACGATCCGCTCGATGATCGGACTGGCCGATGCCGGCCGCCATGGTGAGGCGGCGGAAATGGGAATGCGGGTCGCCGCGACAATCCGCAGCGCACGTGCGCGTTCCATCGTCCGGCTCCTCACCGCGACCGCTCTCCACCACACGGGAGCGTCCCGCCGCGCATTGTCCCTTCTCAACGAGATCGAAGGACCGGCCCGTGCCGGGCATATCGACGGCGACTTCCTTCTGCCGGCGATCAGCGCCTGGACGGCTCTCATCTCGGCGATCAGCGGCGATCATGAACGAGCCGACGCGCACCTGGTGGCGGCCGTGGAGTCTTCGAGCGCAATGCGACCCGGTCGCGGCCCGGGCGAGAACTCAGCCGACCCGGTGCCGCAACCTGCAGTCATCATCGACGAACTGGTCACCCCAGCCAGTCGCATCGCTTCGGCGCTGCGGGCCCTCGACCGACTCGATCTCGCCCGGGCGAAACGCGAACTCGATGCGCTCTCGACGTATCCGGAACTGCGGACGCTGTGGGTCTACCTGCCGTATATCTCCCGGTCACTGGCGGTTCTGTCGGCCGAGGCGGAGTCCGGACTGCTGTTCGTCAACGACGATGCGGAACGGTTCCGAGACTCCGGTGTTCTCTCCGAGGCGGAGAAGGATCTGCTGGCGCTCGGACGCAGCATGGTCTTCATCGCCCTGGGACAGCTGCGGTGGGCGGAGATCGACCGCGAACGACTCTCCCCGTCATGCGACGCCCGCATCGTCCTCGACGTCAGATCGAAGCTCGTCGCCGGGCGCAGCTCTGAGGCGATTTCGTGTGCCGACACTTGGTTCTACCATCGTTCGCTGAGCCCGCACAGCCGGGCCGAGCTCGCCGCGATCAGAGCGGCGGCCGAACTGCGCAGCGGAGACGAGGCCGCGGCGAGGAGCGATTTCGTGATGGCCGTGAGCCTCTCGGCCTGGGTGAGTTCTCTGCTCCCGCTCGCGCTCCTTCCCCTGTCCGACCGCAAGCTGCTCGTCGAGCTCACCGCCGACTCGCCCGCATGGGCGGAAGCCGCGGCGGAATTTTCCGACACCTTCGCAACGCCGGAAGAACTCACCACCCGGCTGCGCACGATCGGCCCGGTCTCCGTGGACATAGCGTCGATGCCCCAGCTCAGTGCGGGAGAGGCCCAGCTCATCGACTTTCTGGCGCGAGGTCTGACCGTCGCTGAGATCGCCGTCGAACTGCAGCAGGTCACCGGCACCGTGAAGAACCGGCTCTCGGCGCTCTACCGCAAGTTCGGGGTGTCGAGCCGGGCGGAAGTGCTCATTCGTGCCAGGTCCTTCGGCTACCTCGCCTAG
- a CDS encoding type III PLP-dependent enzyme domain-containing protein — MADALKQLVRPGEPPTPSYVLDLPVLEEQVGGFRRALDRHWPNAILSYSFKTNSLPWLLSFMHRRGIWAEVVSDSEYELALAVGFSPDRIVFNGPVKGRDRLRQALFYGAVINLDSKREVRWAAELAAEEPDRVLRAGLRVNWDLDARCPGENTLAGTSSRFGFNAENGELSQAITTLESAGVQVTGLHMHRNSRTQSLEVFRAAAAVAAEVISSHQLRLDWIDIGGGFFNSPGGSPTFGQYVSAIREELDATIDFEQTRLIVEPGGALIAVPVEFHAQVIDVKKIGGQRFVITDASRTDIDPHFRREKDFGLRLEAASTESVPEQVICGFTCMENDRLTVLKDAPLLCEGDRIIFERVGAYTMSYQSSFIEFPPAVFVRHGESLEQVRRKGTAEDCLRGNIWSESA, encoded by the coding sequence ATGGCTGATGCGCTGAAGCAACTGGTCCGACCGGGTGAGCCGCCGACACCGTCGTATGTCCTCGACCTCCCGGTCCTTGAAGAGCAGGTCGGTGGTTTTCGCCGTGCGCTCGACCGTCACTGGCCGAACGCGATTCTGTCGTACTCGTTCAAGACCAATTCCCTGCCCTGGCTGCTCTCGTTCATGCACAGAAGAGGGATCTGGGCCGAAGTGGTCTCGGATTCCGAGTACGAATTGGCGCTGGCGGTCGGTTTCTCACCTGATCGGATAGTCTTCAATGGTCCGGTCAAAGGCCGTGATCGTCTCCGACAGGCGCTGTTCTACGGGGCCGTGATCAATCTGGATTCGAAGCGGGAGGTCCGCTGGGCGGCCGAACTGGCGGCGGAAGAGCCGGACCGTGTGCTGCGTGCAGGATTGCGTGTGAACTGGGATCTTGATGCCCGCTGCCCCGGAGAGAACACCTTGGCGGGGACCAGCAGCCGTTTCGGGTTCAATGCTGAGAACGGCGAGCTCAGTCAGGCGATCACCACATTGGAGTCCGCTGGAGTGCAAGTCACGGGCCTCCATATGCATAGGAACTCGCGCACGCAGAGCCTCGAGGTCTTCCGTGCCGCAGCGGCGGTGGCCGCAGAGGTCATCAGCTCTCATCAGCTTCGCCTCGATTGGATCGACATCGGCGGCGGGTTCTTCAACAGTCCCGGAGGGAGCCCGACTTTCGGTCAGTATGTGTCTGCCATCCGCGAAGAACTCGATGCCACGATCGATTTCGAACAGACTCGCCTGATCGTTGAGCCCGGAGGGGCGCTCATTGCCGTTCCCGTCGAATTCCACGCACAGGTGATCGATGTGAAGAAGATCGGCGGTCAACGCTTTGTCATCACAGATGCGAGCCGCACCGACATCGATCCGCATTTCCGGCGCGAGAAGGATTTCGGACTCCGCCTTGAAGCGGCATCGACGGAGTCCGTTCCTGAGCAGGTGATCTGCGGATTCACCTGCATGGAGAATGACCGGCTGACCGTCCTCAAAGACGCCCCGCTGCTGTGCGAAGGTGATCGGATCATCTTCGAGCGGGTGGGCGCCTACACCATGTCCTATCAGTCGTCATTCATCGAGTTTCCGCCCGCGGTCTTCGTCCGTCACGGAGAGTCCTTGGAACAGGTCAGGAGAAAGGGCACCGCAGAAGACTGTTTGAGAGGAAACATCTGGTCAGAATCGGCTTAG
- a CDS encoding ATP-grasp domain-containing protein: MTVTESLTIAIASASYRAHYVSWFRDALASQGIRGEVIALEYRSSAPTLAAADCSVILPAYNSPEYRGAVLEWARSESPDLFISLNDYELQILADGLADDLRELGCTVASLGSAAQKIVLDKRLLASTLHDCAIPTPTTWLGSEAEQAISVNPSGDFVVKHRFGSGSAGLGFASAKTLRAAVDESAQSAKNPDGRTSSAGLDAVIIQEQLPGAEYGVDGIFSLHGTGELRGVLARRKDRMRNGDTDVATTVPAERFAASLGALGRVLTPVGPIDVDFKESADGEPLIIDVNPRFGGGYPFCHLAGADVPADIVRTLVGWDDDPSLLRCEPGLTSARRDDFMVLGRA, translated from the coding sequence ATGACCGTCACGGAGTCCCTCACAATCGCCATCGCCTCCGCCTCCTATCGAGCGCACTATGTGAGCTGGTTCAGGGATGCTCTGGCCTCGCAGGGCATCCGGGGTGAGGTGATTGCGCTGGAGTATCGGTCATCGGCGCCGACGTTGGCAGCAGCAGACTGCAGCGTGATCCTGCCCGCTTACAACTCACCGGAGTATCGCGGCGCAGTGCTGGAGTGGGCCCGAAGCGAGTCTCCTGACCTCTTCATCTCGCTCAATGACTATGAACTGCAGATCCTTGCGGATGGTCTTGCCGATGATCTCCGGGAACTCGGATGTACGGTGGCCTCCCTCGGCTCGGCTGCCCAGAAGATTGTCCTCGACAAACGCCTCTTGGCTTCGACTCTCCATGACTGCGCCATCCCGACTCCCACGACGTGGCTGGGCAGCGAAGCCGAGCAGGCGATCAGCGTGAACCCCAGCGGCGACTTCGTCGTCAAGCATCGATTCGGCAGCGGTTCGGCAGGTTTGGGGTTCGCCTCCGCGAAGACTCTTCGCGCGGCTGTCGACGAGTCGGCGCAATCCGCGAAGAACCCGGACGGCAGAACGAGTTCAGCCGGTCTCGACGCAGTGATCATCCAAGAACAGCTGCCAGGCGCCGAATACGGTGTCGACGGGATCTTTTCGCTGCATGGGACCGGAGAGCTGCGCGGAGTGCTGGCACGCCGCAAGGATCGCATGCGGAACGGAGACACAGACGTCGCCACAACAGTGCCCGCTGAACGATTCGCGGCTTCCCTGGGCGCTCTCGGCAGAGTCCTCACACCGGTCGGTCCCATCGACGTCGATTTCAAAGAGTCAGCCGATGGTGAGCCGCTCATCATCGACGTCAATCCGCGTTTCGGAGGAGGCTACCCGTTCTGCCATCTCGCCGGAGCCGACGTCCCCGCTGACATCGTCAGAACGTTGGTCGGGTGGGACGATGATCCGTCTCTGCTGCGGTGCGAACCCGGACTCACCTCGGCCCGACGAGACGACTTCATGGTGCTCGGCCGGGCCTGA